One window of the Micromonas commoda chromosome 9, complete sequence genome contains the following:
- a CDS encoding predicted protein has protein sequence MGFGPQGFRNAPASKLLTYGTAAASLLTHYSRAHHRVGLTPRGLFARGELLSRWLTSQFAFTAPGEACVGLYLLYALRDVERVRGTKAHATRLLIAAVVSLGIQTLLCADTHLVRWLGLGGSSAGAFIQNFSAVGFAPGPHSLVAALLFPGFLATQPTTQTFTVAGVRFGDKVFTLLAGLRLFWSHGARSVVPALAGVCGSLVSEWAVTGRVGAVVTHRGGWTPPEWACASVRATLGRVLGVDVGGVGGGRRARGGRAAATVTRPRRMPRPRLDVRFGRLDDLAPAPPPPPGAVETLTSMGFDEHDARRALGMCGNDVEAATDALLADAR, from the exons ATGGGCTTCGGTCCCCAGGGTTTCC gcaacgcgcccgcgtcgaagcTCTTGACCtacggcaccgccgcggcgtccctgcTGACGCACTATTCGCGCGCacaccaccgcgtcggcctgaccccgcgcggcctcttcgcccgcggcgagttgCTCTCCCGCTGGCTCACGTCGCAGTTCGCGTTCACCGCACCGGGCGAGGCGTGCGTCGGCCTGTACCTCCTCTACGcccttcgcgacgtcgagcgcgtgcggggCACCAAGGCACACGCGACGCGCCTtctcatcgcggcggtggtatCGCTGGGCATCCAGACCCTGCTCTGCGCGGACACCCACCTCGTTCGatggctcgggctcggcggttCATCTGCAGGCGCGTTCATCCAAAACTTCTCCGCCGTCGGCTTCGCGCCCGGACCTcactccctcgtcgccgcgctcctttTTCCCGGCTTTCTCGCCACGCAACCGACGACGCAGACGTTCACGGTGGCTGGCGTGAGGTTCGGGGACAAGGTGTTCACCTTGTTGGCGGGTTTGAGGCTGTTCTGGAGCCACGGCGCGCGttccgtcgtccccgccctcgccggcgtctgCGGTTCTTTGGTCTCGGAGTgggcggtgactggtcgaGTTGGTGCGGTAGTGACGCATCGGGGGGGTTGGACTCCGCCCGAGtgggcgtgcgcgtcggtgagggCGACGCTGGGGAGGGTGCTCGGGGTGGACGTTGGCGgggtcgggggcgggcggcgggcgcgtgggggacgggccgcggcgacggtgacgcggccgaggcggatgCCGAGACCGAGACTCGACGTTCGTTTCGGCCGTCTCGACGATCTcgctcccgctccgccgccgccgcccggcgcggtcgagacgCTCACGTCGATGGGTTtcgacgagcacgacgcgaggagggcgcttGGTATGTGCGGGAACGACGTGGAGGCGgccaccgacgcgctgctcgcggacgcgcggtga